In a single window of the Coffea eugenioides isolate CCC68of chromosome 3, Ceug_1.0, whole genome shotgun sequence genome:
- the LOC113766212 gene encoding uncharacterized protein LOC113766212, with translation MNHVDDDTKETVAFRAVSRDEEGRKHAEKAEVDSHNVDMLEYIEKKLIDKGVQRQDCRPIDGILLGRQHKSGHGGKHTWEGPRDTAENELGAAPPAIDENDPNYVDEEAEDRILWGEVSGVAGLVVGELELPKLAEESVARIDVDPQSLTNI, from the coding sequence ATGAATCATGTAGATGATGATACCAAAGAAACTGTTGCGTTCAGAGCCGTAAGCAGAGACGAGGAGGGGCGAAAGCATGCGGAGAAAGCGGAAGTAGACAGTCACAACGTGGACATGCTTGAGTACATAGAAAAGAAACTGATTGACAAGGGCGTCCAGAGACAAGACTGTCGTCCTATTGATGGGATTCTGTTAGGCCGTCAGCATAAGTCCGGTCACGGGGGAAAGCATACTTGGGAGGGTCCCAGGGACACGGCGGAGAATGAACTGGGTGCAGCTCCTCCTGCCATAGATGAAAACGATCCAAACTATGTGGATGAAGAGGCGGAGGACAGGATACTTTGGGGGGAGGTTAGTGGGGTCGCCGGGTTGGTGGTCGGAGAGTTAGAGCTCCCTAAACTTGCTGAAGAAAGTGTGGCTAGGATTGATGTTGATCCTCAATCGCTGAccaatatataa